The Mesorhizobium sp. M1D.F.Ca.ET.043.01.1.1 genome contains a region encoding:
- a CDS encoding porin has translation MNIKSLLLGSAAALIAVSGARAADAVTVAEPEPAEYVKICDVYGSGYFYIPGTETCLRIGGYVRYDIGVGDVGSFDGAESRDVKDGDTQDTFFKHARFALKTWTGQETELGTLKTYTETRFNFQNNNRYATFYGNPAGNGDTVSLNFAWIQLGGLRVGKDESAFNTFIGYAGNVIQDTLVPYGDFDTNVVQYYFDAGNGFSAVISLEEGAGDGTFGQYGVGTIDSYVPHVVGGVKWTQGWGAITGVIAYDSNYEEVAGKVRLDVNVNDAISLFIIGGYGTDDNYSDPTYALPAGGRGFYKQWDGNWAVWGGGTYKFNEKTSFNAQVSYDEGENLGIAANIAYDIVPGLTVTAEVDYVNAGKIGDPDTLGTNHNWTGIASGDDAIGGMLRFQRSF, from the coding sequence ATGAACATCAAGAGCCTTCTTCTCGGCTCAGCTGCGGCCCTGATCGCAGTTTCGGGCGCCCGCGCCGCCGACGCGGTGACCGTCGCCGAGCCGGAACCGGCTGAATACGTCAAGATCTGCGACGTGTACGGTTCGGGCTACTTCTACATCCCCGGCACCGAGACCTGCCTGCGCATCGGCGGCTATGTCCGTTACGACATCGGCGTTGGCGACGTCGGTTCGTTCGACGGCGCGGAGTCCCGTGACGTGAAGGATGGCGACACGCAGGACACTTTCTTTAAGCACGCTCGCTTCGCGCTGAAGACCTGGACCGGTCAGGAAACCGAGCTCGGCACGTTGAAGACCTACACCGAGACCCGCTTCAACTTCCAGAACAACAACCGCTACGCTACCTTCTATGGCAATCCGGCCGGCAACGGCGACACGGTGTCGCTGAACTTCGCCTGGATCCAGCTCGGTGGCCTGCGCGTCGGTAAGGACGAATCGGCCTTCAACACGTTCATCGGCTATGCCGGCAACGTCATCCAGGATACGCTGGTTCCGTACGGCGACTTCGACACCAACGTCGTCCAGTACTACTTCGACGCCGGCAACGGGTTCTCGGCCGTGATCTCGCTCGAAGAAGGCGCGGGCGACGGTACTTTTGGTCAGTACGGCGTGGGCACGATCGACAGCTATGTTCCGCATGTCGTCGGCGGCGTGAAGTGGACCCAAGGCTGGGGCGCCATCACCGGCGTCATTGCCTACGACAGCAACTATGAAGAAGTTGCCGGCAAGGTCCGCTTGGACGTCAACGTCAACGACGCGATCTCGCTGTTCATCATCGGCGGCTACGGCACCGATGACAACTACAGTGACCCGACGTATGCGCTCCCGGCTGGTGGCCGCGGCTTCTACAAGCAGTGGGACGGCAACTGGGCAGTCTGGGGCGGTGGCACCTACAAGTTCAACGAGAAGACCTCGTTCAACGCTCAGGTGTCGTATGACGAAGGTGAGAACCTCGGCATCGCCGCCAACATCGCCTACGACATCGTTCCCGGCCTCACGGTTACGGCCGAAGTTGACTACGTCAATGCAGGCAAAATCGGCGATCCCGATACCCTTGGCACGAATCACAACTGGACCGGTATTGCTAGTGGCGACGACGCCATCGGTGGCATGCTCCGCTTCCAGCGCTCCTTCTAA
- a CDS encoding lytic transglycosylase domain-containing protein — translation MPTGRPHLFALLSAVVALMPGMAIGGSVDVRVTAAIPVPEAYASGETQPSPASIAQLKSGLDALAANNIAGARNARDTLPATSLDKHILAWAIALYGGGQVPSGEIADAAKMLPGWPGTIALRKNSERALYRENPPPQIVMQAFGRSQPLTPEGVMTLARSQVALGNAAAARAVLVPFWRSEKLEAKDETAFIKEFGALIPAADHRYRMERMFYADRPDSALRVAALAGAQPMADAWAAADRGDKNTVKLLKAVPVGQRSAAYFFAETEYLRKQQKFAEAAAVLMKAPTDRDALVDPDAWWAERRVLSRELVDQGDVKTAYKIVSMHASESPASAAEAEFHAGWYALRGLNDPATAATHFSRIADMAQGPVSLSRAYYWLGRAAEVGGPGNAKDYFTRAAAYGTTFYGQLAGERVGLRTLNIAYPKPSAADRQSFEGREAVNAIKRLQEAGYDRYAETLYRDLAGQLTSPGELALLAVLAEKQGNHFMALKVGKIAAQRGIDVGALSHPLGVIPDSANISGSGKALAYAIARQESEFNIGAISSAGARGLLQLMPGTAKQLAKKAGMTFSQARLTTDAGYNATLGSAFLGEQLDRFNGSYVLTFAGYNAGPNRAAQWVAKYGDPRGRDVDAVVDWIERIPYTETRGYVQRVMENYEVYKMRISGKYDIVGDLVNGRS, via the coding sequence ATGCCGACGGGGCGGCCTCATCTCTTCGCGCTTCTCAGCGCGGTCGTCGCGCTGATGCCGGGGATGGCAATCGGCGGCAGCGTCGACGTGCGCGTGACGGCGGCGATCCCCGTTCCCGAGGCGTACGCCTCGGGCGAGACGCAGCCCTCCCCGGCCAGCATAGCCCAGTTGAAGAGCGGCCTCGACGCCTTGGCCGCCAACAACATCGCCGGCGCCCGCAACGCGCGCGACACGCTGCCAGCCACCTCGCTCGACAAACATATCCTGGCCTGGGCGATCGCGCTCTATGGCGGCGGCCAGGTGCCGAGCGGCGAGATCGCCGACGCGGCCAAGATGCTGCCCGGATGGCCGGGCACGATCGCGCTGCGCAAGAACAGCGAACGCGCGCTCTATCGGGAGAACCCGCCGCCGCAAATTGTGATGCAGGCCTTCGGCCGCAGCCAACCGCTGACGCCGGAAGGGGTGATGACCCTCGCCCGTTCGCAGGTGGCGCTGGGCAATGCCGCGGCGGCGCGCGCGGTGCTGGTGCCTTTCTGGCGCAGCGAGAAGCTGGAAGCGAAGGACGAAACCGCTTTTATCAAGGAATTCGGCGCGCTGATCCCGGCGGCCGATCATCGTTACCGCATGGAGCGCATGTTCTATGCCGACAGGCCGGACTCGGCGCTGCGCGTCGCCGCCCTTGCCGGCGCCCAGCCAATGGCGGATGCCTGGGCGGCCGCCGACAGGGGCGACAAGAACACGGTGAAGCTGTTGAAGGCGGTGCCCGTGGGGCAGCGTTCGGCCGCCTATTTCTTCGCCGAGACCGAATATCTGCGCAAGCAGCAGAAGTTCGCGGAAGCCGCGGCGGTTCTGATGAAGGCGCCGACCGACCGCGACGCGCTGGTCGATCCCGATGCCTGGTGGGCGGAGCGCCGCGTTCTTTCGCGCGAGCTGGTCGACCAGGGCGACGTGAAAACCGCCTACAAAATAGTCTCCATGCATGCGTCAGAGAGCCCGGCAAGCGCCGCGGAAGCCGAATTCCATGCCGGCTGGTACGCGCTGCGCGGCCTGAACGACCCGGCGACCGCGGCCACGCATTTTTCGCGCATCGCAGACATGGCGCAGGGACCGGTGTCGCTGTCGCGCGCCTATTACTGGCTTGGCCGCGCCGCGGAAGTCGGCGGTCCGGGCAATGCCAAGGACTACTTCACCCGCGCGGCCGCTTACGGCACGACCTTCTATGGCCAGCTCGCCGGCGAGCGCGTGGGCTTGAGGACCCTCAACATCGCCTATCCCAAGCCCAGCGCCGCCGACCGCCAGAGCTTCGAGGGCCGCGAGGCGGTGAACGCGATCAAGCGGCTGCAGGAGGCGGGCTACGATCGCTACGCCGAAACGCTCTACCGCGACCTTGCGGGACAGCTGACCAGCCCCGGCGAGCTTGCGCTGCTGGCGGTGCTCGCCGAAAAGCAGGGCAATCATTTCATGGCGCTGAAGGTCGGCAAGATCGCCGCCCAGCGCGGCATCGATGTCGGCGCGCTGTCGCATCCGCTCGGCGTCATCCCCGATTCGGCCAATATCTCGGGCTCCGGCAAGGCGTTGGCCTATGCCATCGCCCGCCAGGAAAGCGAGTTCAACATCGGCGCGATTTCCAGCGCCGGCGCGCGCGGCCTTCTGCAATTGATGCCGGGCACCGCCAAGCAGCTGGCGAAGAAGGCCGGCATGACCTTCTCGCAGGCGCGGCTGACGACCGACGCCGGCTACAACGCGACACTCGGTTCAGCCTTCCTCGGCGAGCAGCTCGACCGCTTCAACGGCTCCTACGTGCTGACCTTCGCCGGCTACAATGCCGGCCCCAACCGCGCCGCCCAGTGGGTGGCGAAATACGGCGACCCGCGCGGCAGGGACGTGGATGCCGTCGTCGACTGGATCGAGAGGATTCCCTACACGGAAACAAGAGGTTACGTGCAACGCGTGATGGAGAATTACGAGGTCTACAAGATGCGTATTTCAGGCAAGTACGACATCGTCGGAGATCTGGTGAACGGGCGGAGTTGA
- the dapA gene encoding 4-hydroxy-tetrahydrodipicolinate synthase: MLRGSLTALVTPFEKSGRFDEKAFRAFVEWQIAEGTKGLVPVGTTGESPTLSHDEHRQVVKVCIEVAKGRVPVVAGAGSNNTEEAVGLVQYAEKAGADAALVVTPYYNKPTQRGLYEHFAAVARATRLPIIIYNIPPRSVIDMTPETMGRLRHDFKNIAGVKDATGKVERVSEQRMTCGKDFIQLSGEDASALGFNAHGGVGCISVTSNVAPRLCAEFQEATLSGDSAKALELQDRLLPLHKAIFMEPGVSGAKYALSKLGKVENVVRSPLVTVEASTAEKLDAAMKHAGLIN, encoded by the coding sequence ATGCTGAGAGGCTCGCTGACCGCGCTCGTCACACCGTTCGAAAAGAGCGGGCGTTTCGACGAGAAAGCCTTTCGGGCGTTTGTCGAATGGCAGATCGCGGAGGGCACCAAGGGCCTCGTCCCGGTCGGCACCACCGGCGAGTCGCCGACGCTGTCGCATGACGAGCACCGCCAAGTCGTGAAGGTCTGCATCGAGGTGGCCAAGGGCAGGGTGCCGGTCGTGGCCGGCGCCGGCTCCAACAACACCGAGGAAGCCGTCGGGCTGGTGCAATACGCCGAAAAGGCCGGCGCCGATGCTGCCCTGGTCGTCACGCCCTACTATAATAAGCCGACGCAGCGCGGCCTCTACGAGCATTTCGCCGCTGTCGCCAGGGCAACCAGGCTGCCGATCATCATCTACAACATTCCGCCACGCTCGGTGATCGACATGACGCCGGAGACGATGGGCCGGCTGCGCCACGACTTCAAGAACATCGCCGGCGTCAAGGATGCGACCGGCAAGGTCGAGCGCGTCTCCGAGCAGCGCATGACCTGCGGCAAGGATTTCATCCAGCTCTCCGGCGAGGATGCCTCGGCGCTCGGCTTCAACGCGCATGGCGGCGTCGGCTGCATTTCGGTGACCTCGAATGTCGCCCCGCGCCTCTGCGCCGAATTCCAGGAAGCGACGCTCTCCGGCGACAGCGCCAAGGCGCTCGAGCTGCAGGACCGTCTCCTGCCGCTGCACAAGGCGATCTTCATGGAGCCCGGCGTGTCCGGCGCCAAATACGCGCTGTCGAAGCTGGGCAAGGTCGAGAACGTGGTCCGCTCGCCGCTGGTGACGGTCGAGGCCTCGACCGCGGAGAAGCTCGACGCGGCCATGAAGCATGCCGGCTTGATAAATTAG
- a CDS encoding site-specific integrase yields MSNEAIQEGEPSGQFAVFSSQNSKFRYTYNKIREVRSYRVSELFTAYRDILWDDGRHKYNVSSFIGEIDEILLGERFSTFDQNTLDNLIGTLRQRGNSNATINRKMAALSKLLRKAHKMGDIHSLPEFRRQKERAGRIRFLERDEEARLFAAIRSRSEDAYRLSVFLVDTGCRLGEALGLIWNDIQEHRVSFWITKSGRSRTIPMTERVKEVIKLPPTTEGRRPKGPFTKLSQAQYRAIWNEAKAEVGLGADEQVVPHILRHTCASRLVQGGIDIRRVQMWLGHQTLSMTMRYAHLATNDLDGCVVVLEKPRADEAPRPAESSVFASPLTTSSPPKAARKESGPEPAKARRKSSKGK; encoded by the coding sequence ATGTCGAACGAAGCGATTCAAGAGGGGGAGCCCTCTGGTCAATTTGCGGTATTTTCTTCTCAGAATTCGAAGTTTAGGTACACCTACAACAAGATCAGAGAAGTAAGATCGTACAGGGTCAGTGAGCTCTTTACAGCATACCGGGACATACTCTGGGATGATGGGCGGCATAAATACAATGTCAGCTCGTTCATCGGTGAAATAGACGAGATCCTTCTGGGAGAGCGTTTCAGCACCTTTGACCAGAACACCCTGGACAATCTTATCGGTACCTTGCGTCAGCGCGGGAACAGCAACGCAACCATCAATCGCAAGATGGCTGCACTCAGCAAGCTGCTGCGCAAGGCTCATAAGATGGGAGATATCCACAGCCTGCCCGAGTTCCGCCGCCAGAAGGAGCGGGCGGGACGGATTCGTTTCCTCGAAAGGGACGAAGAAGCAAGGCTGTTCGCCGCCATCAGGAGCCGCAGCGAGGATGCCTACAGGCTTTCGGTCTTTCTGGTCGATACCGGCTGCCGCCTCGGCGAGGCGCTCGGGCTGATCTGGAACGACATCCAGGAACATCGCGTCTCCTTCTGGATCACCAAATCCGGCCGCAGCCGCACCATCCCGATGACCGAACGCGTCAAGGAAGTGATAAAGCTGCCGCCGACGACCGAAGGCCGCCGGCCGAAGGGCCCATTCACCAAGCTCAGCCAGGCGCAGTACCGCGCCATCTGGAACGAGGCGAAGGCCGAGGTCGGTCTCGGCGCCGACGAGCAGGTGGTGCCGCATATCCTGCGCCACACTTGCGCTTCGCGACTTGTTCAGGGCGGCATCGACATCCGGCGTGTGCAGATGTGGCTCGGCCACCAGACGTTGTCGATGACCATGCGTTACGCGCATCTCGCCACCAACGACCTCGACGGTTGCGTCGTCGTGCTCGAAAAACCGCGCGCCGACGAGGCGCCGCGCCCGGCGGAGAGCTCGGTCTTTGCGTCCCCGTTGACCACGTCGTCGCCGCCCAAAGCCGCTCGCAAGGAGAGCGGACCGGAGCCGGCGAAGGCGCGTCGCAAGAGCTCGAAGGGCAAATAG
- a CDS encoding GIY-YIG nuclease family protein, with protein sequence MWYVYLLESEALEGERYIGITSDLKKRIADHNAGKSSHTSKFLPWRIVTYVAFSSRAKATSFERYLKSGSGHAFASKRLW encoded by the coding sequence GTGTGGTACGTCTATCTGCTTGAGAGCGAGGCTTTGGAAGGCGAGCGCTATATCGGCATAACGTCCGATTTGAAGAAGCGGATTGCCGATCACAACGCCGGAAAGTCCAGTCACACTTCCAAATTTCTCCCCTGGCGAATCGTGACCTACGTGGCCTTTTCAAGCCGAGCAAAGGCGACTTCATTCGAGCGCTATCTCAAATCGGGATCCGGACACGCGTTCGCCAGCAAACGCCTTTGGTAG
- a CDS encoding alpha/beta hydrolase, whose product MSNDDGFSDFFYAASDGLKLHARIYSETNTDGWPVVCLPGLTRNARDFHEFALYLSSKAKGPRKVIAFDYRGRGQSDYDPDITHYNVGIEAGDVLAGLSELGIAEAVFIGTSRGGLIIHVLGALKPAVLKAIVLNDIGPVIEAQGLAQIRAYLDRAPKPKTFTEAVDAQRRVHGASFPALTDADWARMVSAICRDTDAGLVPDFDPALVDTVADVDFSKPLPDLWPQFDALAAVPMLAIRGDNSKLLSAATLEAMGKRHPGMEAITVEGQGHAPFLETGNLPQEIADFLDRAEDKSK is encoded by the coding sequence ATGTCGAACGACGACGGCTTTTCCGACTTCTTCTACGCCGCATCCGATGGGCTGAAGCTCCATGCGCGAATCTATAGCGAAACGAACACCGATGGCTGGCCTGTCGTCTGCCTGCCCGGCCTGACGCGCAATGCCCGCGACTTCCATGAGTTCGCCCTCTACCTTTCCAGCAAGGCGAAGGGACCGCGCAAGGTCATCGCTTTCGATTATCGCGGCCGTGGCCAGTCCGACTATGATCCCGACATCACCCACTATAATGTCGGCATCGAGGCCGGCGACGTGCTCGCTGGCTTGTCGGAGCTTGGCATCGCAGAGGCTGTCTTCATCGGCACCTCGCGCGGCGGCCTGATCATCCACGTGCTCGGCGCGTTGAAACCCGCCGTGCTGAAAGCGATTGTCCTCAACGACATCGGCCCGGTGATCGAGGCGCAAGGCCTCGCCCAAATCCGCGCCTACCTTGACCGTGCGCCGAAACCGAAGACATTCACCGAGGCGGTCGACGCTCAGCGGCGCGTGCATGGCGCCAGCTTTCCGGCACTTACCGATGCCGACTGGGCGCGGATGGTTAGCGCCATCTGCCGCGACACGGATGCCGGACTGGTACCGGATTTCGACCCGGCGCTGGTCGATACGGTGGCCGACGTCGACTTCAGCAAGCCGCTGCCGGACCTGTGGCCGCAATTCGACGCGCTTGCCGCCGTGCCGATGCTCGCCATCCGCGGCGACAATTCGAAGCTGTTGTCCGCCGCGACGCTCGAGGCGATGGGAAAGCGTCATCCCGGCATGGAGGCAATCACGGTCGAAGGCCAGGGACACGCGCCCTTCCTGGAAACCGGCAACCTGCCGCAGGAGATTGCCGATTTCCTCGATCGCGCTGAAGATAAGTCAAAATAA